Proteins encoded together in one Pontiella desulfatans window:
- a CDS encoding glycosyltransferase family 2 protein, protein MNPIVSVVLTAFNADAHVGDAIESILKQTWTDFEFIIVDDGSDDGTRGIIEEFAARDDRIVFICNEKNQGQPQSRNAAIEQATGEFIAIMDADDVAYPHRLKTQVEYLKNHSEIGVVASLVRMIDGNGKRLGMIGGYAASAPEIVWRELTQLSSSMVHPSVMFRRSLVRQYNLHYNPEYPHSQDKELWGRFLLHSKGTVISKVLLKYRTHANSISQAKAASQQEYALRAVVQMNCSLFGDGALTSAELEQMVLDDGSFGSKGWQLKMERLDQLKAISRFNDSDVGLLRGMAWIDAGVRGTGYLAMDWWRYGFSALGVVGMFKAFSLKMARFCRKAWAYFS, encoded by the coding sequence ATGAATCCGATTGTCTCCGTAGTACTGACGGCGTTTAATGCCGATGCCCATGTGGGCGATGCGATAGAAAGCATACTCAAGCAAACATGGACGGATTTTGAGTTCATCATTGTTGATGATGGGTCGGACGATGGAACCCGTGGAATCATCGAGGAATTTGCCGCGCGTGATGATCGCATTGTCTTCATCTGCAATGAAAAGAACCAGGGGCAACCCCAAAGCCGGAATGCGGCGATCGAACAGGCAACCGGTGAGTTTATCGCGATCATGGATGCGGATGATGTCGCCTATCCCCATCGTTTGAAAACGCAGGTTGAATATTTAAAGAACCATTCGGAGATTGGGGTTGTGGCATCGCTGGTGCGCATGATTGATGGAAACGGCAAGCGTTTGGGCATGATTGGGGGATATGCGGCCTCGGCCCCCGAGATCGTTTGGCGGGAATTAACCCAGCTTTCCTCCTCCATGGTGCATCCATCGGTAATGTTTCGGAGATCCTTGGTTCGGCAGTACAATCTGCACTACAATCCCGAATATCCCCACTCTCAGGACAAGGAGCTGTGGGGGCGATTCCTGCTGCATTCCAAGGGAACCGTCATATCGAAGGTATTGTTGAAATATCGAACACATGCAAACAGCATTTCCCAGGCAAAGGCTGCGTCGCAACAGGAATATGCCTTACGTGCCGTTGTTCAAATGAATTGCAGTCTGTTTGGCGATGGGGCTTTAACTTCCGCGGAATTGGAACAGATGGTTCTGGATGATGGTTCCTTTGGTTCCAAAGGATGGCAACTGAAAATGGAACGGCTTGATCAGCTTAAGGCAATTTCGCGGTTTAACGATTCGGATGTCGGTCTGTTGAGGGGCATGGCTTGGATCGATGCCGGGGTGCGGGGAACGGGATATCTGGCCATGGACTGGTGG